CAAAAAAATATATGCTGTTGATATTGGATTAAAGTTATTGATGGATTATCAAGTAGATAAAGGACGTTTACTCGAAAACCTTATATTTCTCCAATTAAGACGCAAATACCAGGAAATTTTTTATTTAAAAGGCATCCGGGAAGTTGATTTTTGCTTCTATTCCGCAGGTGTCCTTCAATTAGTTAATGTAGCTTTTAGTATTTCAGAAAAGGATACTTATGAAAGAGAGATAAATGGATTATTGGATGCAATGAATCGCATGTCTATTTTTGAATCTACTCTCATTATTGGCGATGGCAATCGTTTGAAATTGTCACTAAATAATTGCCAAATTAATATTGTACCTGCGTGGCAATGGTTGCTCGAAAATTTTTAGAATATTTGAAATGAACAATGAGCGGTGGAATGGTGGAACGGTAAGATGGTGACTGGGTGACTGGGTGAAACGGTGAAATGGTGAAATGGTGAAACGGTGAAATGGTGACTGGGTGACTGGGTGACTGGGTGACTAAGTTACCATGTTACCATGTTACCTAGTTACTATGTCACCTTTCCAGGAGTGACTGGATGACTGGGTGACCGGGTGAAACGGTGAAATGGTGAAATGGTGAAACGGTGAAATGGTGACTGGGTGACTGGGTGACTGGGTGACTAAGTTACCATGTTACCATGTTACCTAGTTACTATGTCACCTTTCCAGGAGTGACTGGATGACTGGGTGACCGGGTGAAACGGTGAAATGGAGTTATTTTCCAAATTTCAAATTTCAATTTTTCAAATTTCTTAACAGTCCTACCGTCTTTTAATATACTTTTTAGCGGTTTGTATCTCTTTTTATTATGTTTTTTTGTGATTATGATTTAAAGAAAACTATCTTTGTTCCAAATTTTACAAAATGGTTAAAAGAGAACTGGAACAGCTCATTCATAAATACCTGTTTAAAAATAAAGCTGTTATCATTTACGGTGCGCGACAGGTGGGAAAAACTACGCTGGTTGAGCAACTGGTCAGTGGTTACGAGGAACAAACCCTTTTCCTGAATGGCGATGATGCTGATGTCCGCGACAGATTATCAAATCTTAATGCAACACAACTCAGACCTATTATCGGTAATCATAAAATTTTGATTCTTGATGAAGCTCAGCGAATTCCGGAAACAGGTCTGGTTTTGAAACTCATTCATGATAATTATAAAGATGTTCAATTGATTGCAACAGGTTCTTCAGCATTTGAACTGGCCGGCAAGATCAATGAACCCATGACCGGACGAAAATTCGAATTTTTCCTGCATCCGTTTTCCTTTGGAGAAATGATGGACCATCATGGTTTCCTGACTGAAAAAAGACTGCTTGAGCATCGGATGATCTTTGGTTATTACCCCGACATTGCACTTAACGTTGGACAAGAAACTAAACTCCTGAAAGCACTTGCATCAAGTTTTCTTTATAAAGACCTCCTGACCCTGGATCACGTCCAAAAGCCGGTATTACTGGAGAAGATATTAAAGGCACTTGCATTACAGATCGGTAATGAGGTTAATTACAGCGAGTTGGCTCAATTGCTCAATTCAGATAAAGAAACTATTGAAAAATATATCGACCTCCTGGAAAAAACTTATATCATTTTCAGGCTGAACGGACTGAACCGCAATGTTAGAAATGAAATTAAAAAAGGCAAAAAAATCTATTTTTATGACAACGGGATACGAAACGCAGTTCTCGGTAATTTTCTGCCTCTCTCATCACGTATGGATACCGGTGCATTGTGGGAAAATTTTCTAATCAGTGAACGATATAAGTTTCTGGGGAACAGAGATATAGACTTTAAGCGATATTTTTGGAGAACAACCCAGCAACAGGAGATTGATTATATTGAGGAGCTAGACGGCCGGCTTTTTGCTTTTGAATTTAAATGGAACCCTTTAAAAAAGCCTTTCCTGTCAAAAACATTTGCTAATGCTTATCCCCAATCTGAATTTCAGGTCATTTCACCTGAAAACATGCATTTGTTTCTGACGGAAACACTGCAAAAGGAGGAACAGTGAAACGGTGAAATGGTGAAACGGTGAAATGGAGTTATGTTCCAAATTTCAAATTTCAATTTTCAAATTACTTAACAGTCCTACAGTCCTGAAACAATCGAACAATTTAACACTTTTGTCAGACGTTATTTAGAAATATTATTTAATTTTACATGATATTTAAAATTATTACTTTAGTTTATCATGTATATTCGTAAACAAGTATTTGAGGGGATAGGAAAGGAAAGTGCTTTTTTGTGGGGTGCAAGGCAAACAGGAAAAAGCACTTTGCTGAAAGCGCTCTATCCCGATGCACTTTGTTTCGATCTTCTGCTTAGCAGCGAATATGAACGTTTTC
The nucleotide sequence above comes from Bacteroidales bacterium. Encoded proteins:
- a CDS encoding ATP-binding protein yields the protein MVKRELEQLIHKYLFKNKAVIIYGARQVGKTTLVEQLVSGYEEQTLFLNGDDADVRDRLSNLNATQLRPIIGNHKILILDEAQRIPETGLVLKLIHDNYKDVQLIATGSSAFELAGKINEPMTGRKFEFFLHPFSFGEMMDHHGFLTEKRLLEHRMIFGYYPDIALNVGQETKLLKALASSFLYKDLLTLDHVQKPVLLEKILKALALQIGNEVNYSELAQLLNSDKETIEKYIDLLEKTYIIFRLNGLNRNVRNEIKKGKKIYFYDNGIRNAVLGNFLPLSSRMDTGALWENFLISERYKFLGNRDIDFKRYFWRTTQQQEIDYIEELDGRLFAFEFKWNPLKKPFLSKTFANAYPQSEFQVISPENMHLFLTETLQKEEQ